Genomic segment of Dromiciops gliroides isolate mDroGli1 chromosome 3, mDroGli1.pri, whole genome shotgun sequence:
GTCATTCTCACAGGGATGGCTGTTGAGATCATTTTATAGAAATCCCACACCTCCTGGTTGGTTGAGTTTACCTCATCGTTTTCTTCTTTAGACTGAATAATCTCATTGCATCCAGCCTCTCCTTGTAAATCCATTTTTCAATCTGTTTAACACGTCTTCTCCTCTGGACACCTTCcaacttcttcctctccctctaagTGCAtccaatgatttcagaaaggcctgaccAAGACACTGCATTTCTCAGCTCTTAGATGGCATGTTCCAGGCTTCATTCTTgcttttttaatatattgctgACTCACTTATTTTGTGATTAAGCCAGACTTTTTCCATGGAGCCTCCTCAATTATTTCCCAtcttgtgtgtctctgtgtgttttcCTTCCTGAGTGGTCCATTCTGTCCTTGTTTTCAAACCCAGCACTTTATTAAACCTGAATTTCTTTTTGCCTGACCATTTTGTGTCTTAATTGGGGTTTTTATTTTAAGATGTTGGCagtttctctcatttttaaaggTCACATGCTGAAAATAACAGGAAGAATGGCTAATGTTTCTATAGCAGTCTCTCCTTAGCTCTAGGTCCCGTTACCAGCTGCCTGGTGGACATCTCAAGCTAGCGGTGCCATAGGTTTCTCCCACTTACCATGTCCAAAATAGCGCTCAGTATCTCCCTCCAGCCCTCGGTGTTCTTCACTGAACTTCTCCATTACTCATTCCCGTTGAGGACACCACGGCCTCCCTCTCCCCAAGGTTCTCAGATCCTACCATCATTCCTGCCTCCTCACTTTGCTACCTCATCCATCATGGGACAGATCTCACCATTTCTAACTCCACGTACATTTGGCGCCTAGCCCCTTTCTCTCCACCTGGAGAGCCACCACCTTATTCAGGCCCATGTTCCCTCCCGCCAGGGCATTTACAGCAGTGTACTCATTAGTCTCCTTGCCTTGTTTCTTCCCATTTTGATCCGTCCTCATATTtgttgaagtgattttcccaagataCATGTCTGTGTTACTCCCCATTCAGTAATTCCAGTAGCTCCCAGTgtcttggggaaatcactttgcTTTACAGTCTCCGAGAGCATTTGGTTCTTTTTGCAGCCCTGTCAGGTAGCTAGTGCAAGTACTAGTCACTCTGTttgacagacaaagaaactgaggctctaagcAGACCACACACCCAGTAAGGGTCAGGACAAAACAAGAATGCAGGTCTTTCTGCTGAGACTCTTCTCTCTGCTTTGGTGTGGCTTCCTCTCCTGGGGCCTTGGGCTTCAGACCATCCCTGGTCCTGGGGACACGCTGCCAGGGAGTCTGGGCGGGTGTTTGATTGAACTGAGCGACCACTTCCCCTTGTCGTTGTAGTTATCCATATTGGTGCATCCTGACAAGAACCAAGATGACGCAGAAAGAGCACAGAAGGCTTTCGAAGGTAtttgctccccctccccagtggTCACATGACTGTACTTTGGACTGTACTCGCTGCCCTTGGACCCAGTTGTAGTGCTTAGGATAGATAGTTCTTTTGTTCACCTGGACCATTTCATACCAGGCTTCCCGTGtgtctttttgtctttccttagTTCTCCCAGTTCTCTCCGTTTGTTGTCCCTTGGGATGCCATCATCTTCAGAGGTGGAAGGTGCCTGTTGTTAGAGGGGCCTTGTTTCTTTAGTGCTTTCTGATTACAAAACTCCTTCcacacaatcctgtgaggtagctgGCGGGTACAAGTGTTATTGACCCCTTTCACTGATCCGCAAACTTAGGCTCAAAAGTCACGTACCTAGAAAAATCAGAACTTAACCCCAGTTCTGACCCCCCCAGTCTTTCTCTAAGACTAGCGTTTTCCAATCCCATAGGCCCTGtgccataaaaataattatagctcacatttatgtaacactaGACGTCCATTGAGGCAGCATAGCTCAGTGGGTAGAGAAGTGGTCTCTGAGCCAGGAGCCCTGTGCATCCAAGCCCCATCTCTGACAAAAAGGGGCCTTGTGATGCTGACCTAAGTTACTTCCCCATCTGGGGCTCCGGCCACTGTACAGGGTGTTTCTCCATCTATCccagtgaaatcccaggtccagttAGTGTCCCCTGACTTCCTTTGTCTCATTGCCCAAGAGCTGTCCCCTCTTACatccagtatcttttccactCCACCCCTGCGTGGGCCACCCTGTTTTCCAAAACAGGTAGGCAAAAGAACCCAGACCTACTCCAAACCCATCCCACGTGACTGCTGTGCTTGCCTTAGGACATTGTGCTGCTGTCCACAGGGCTGCTGCCGTATCGCCATTGCTAGCCATCTGACCCCTGCTTCtgcccctgtgtgtgtgtgtgtgtgtgtgtttggggcagCTGGTAGTTGGCAGGAAGCAGCAAGTGTAGACAGAGGGATTTTAAAGCCTGATGGTCCTGGACCTGCTTGCCCCTCCATTCCTCTGGGGCCATGTGAGGGGCCTCAATGACTTGGGGCTTCCTTGCAAATCAGGTGGTCAGGTTGTGGAGGGGGCCCCCCCCCCAGTACTTTTACAGTTTTCATTTGTTAATTTGGTTCAGCCCCTTTCTAGAGCTCCTGCATTTTCAATTCAGTTTTACTTTGTTGCAGGAAAAAATGTGATCGCATGTGCTGGAGCCGTAGGGGCTCTTAGCAGCCGAGCACTGTGGGCcgctgtcctcttctgagttgtGTTCTTGTGCGGCTTAGTGACGCAGGGCAGCGAGCACAGGAACAGTGGGCTTGCACGAGTGACAGCACTTGTTGGCATTGGCACAGGGCTGGTCCTTGTGtcattgttgctgctgttgtgcTGATGGGAAACCTGGGCCTGGAGGAAGTCATGTTCCTTGGGCTAGGCCGTGGTGGGACTGGGCCTGGATCCAGGCTGTCCTCCAGCCAGCACAGTTGCTCCTGCCCTGCTGCCTCATTGCCTCTTCTGGGGCGTCAGCATTACAGCGGCCCTTGTAGATTTGTAGCTTCCCGCCTTCCATTTGTATAGCATTGTCTGAGGACGATGCACTGTGATATTTGCATGTTCTTCAGTTGCTTCAACAACCCTTAGATAATCCGTGAAAGTAGAACTTGCTTCTGGCCACAGAAGCCCAGACTTGGTGACAGCTGAGGCTGTGGAGGGTGTTAGCAAACATTTTAATGTCACTGTTTTGCACTAGCTGTTGACAAAGCCTACAAGCTGCTCCTGGATCAGGAGCAGAAGAAGAGGGCCCTGGACGTCATTCAAGCAGGAAAAGAGTACGTGGAGCACACCGTGAGTGTCCTGGGGTGCTGACGGCCTGGTGGGGACCTCGTGCACAGGAGAAGGGGGCGGCCGAGGGCAGGGAGCAAACGCCAGCAGATGTCAAGTCCAAGCTCTttattcctctcccccttcctacaGCTATGGTTATGACAGCTTCTCTACATCCCAGGCGAGCTGATGCCCTGCTCGAGCAGAGGGAGAGGGGTGGCTGTGATTGTTCTAACTCTGAAGCCAGTTCCCTTCCTTAGAGAATGCCCTgcgcccctcccccccgccccccgccataCATTCCCCCATATCAACCCATccttcaagatcaaatgagaggtGACCCCACCATGGGTCAAATGGAATGGCCCTTTCCTTCACTGGCTGTCTGGTCCAGGGATTGGAGCTGGCCCCTGAGGACGGCTGGGTGTGTTGTTCTGTTTCCTGAAAGGAGTATCATAGCAGCATTAAATTGTCTGCTTTGAGACATTCGTGGGTGATtctgaggttttttccccttgatGCTGTGACATCTTTGAATAGTACGAAATGCTATGATTTGTGTAATTTTTAGTCTTCTAGGAAAGGTTCCATCTGTCAGAAATGACCGGGGACCTTTTATTTCAGATGTTGTGATTTGGAAAGAGTTTAGGTGGATATGAGCTCTTTTTAGAAGAACCTTAGTTGAGCATctgaaataaaaatctttaaccataattaatttttctaaaaatatgtGAGTGAACAGATAGATATGGGGAATGGGCCCCAGGAGAAGTAACTTCTGTGGCAGTTAATATTCTTGAAAAGGGTTTTCCTGCTTTGTACTCTGTAGGGAATCAGGCAATGGGAAAGACTATAGACTGATAGAAATACCTTTGGGCAGCCAACACATTCATGGCAAGTGGGTTCCAGCATCCTCGAACGGGAGAGTTGTAAGACTTCAGCTCGTGACCACCTGGGGGCACTCTTGCTGATTTCTGTTGGCTAGCTGGTTTTTTGTAGTTAGTAGCATTCTTGAGGGGATGAGTGCATTGATTTGGCTTGGAGCTGAAGGTTTGTTTTGGTTTCAGGCTCTCCCTTTTTAGGGAAGAAGTAGCAGGAATAACACTTTGCTTGATGTTCGTTCAAGAAGGCTTTAAAGTCCAACATTGTTTTCATACAGACAGTTAGTTGGTTGTTGGAAATCCCATAAATATCACAACTTCCAGTTGTTGCCATTGCCAGAGCCCTGAGGGATCCTACCCCTAATGCTTTTCTCCATCTAAATCCCTGCTGCCCCCTGAAAAAGATAGGGGGTAGTCGACCCGGCAGTGACGTGGCAACTGCCCATTGCATGTCACTGATGGAGCCTGGGACAGTGGGCCCTGCAATGTTGAGGGCTGTTCTTTTGCTGTCCCTACAGGGGATGGACCAGAAGGAGAAGGacaccttcccctttccttccttctgtcataTGACTTGCATTGGCTGCTTTTGGCTTCTTATAACAAGGCCCCTATTTTTAGGTGAAAGAGCGAAAGAAACAGctaaagaaagaggggaagcCTACAAATGTGGAAGAGGATGACCCCGAATTGGTGAGTTTTGGAAAAAAGGAACGTTCTACAGTTAGGCAGAACTGGGGATCCCTGCCAGCGTTGGGATTGGCCATGATGGAAGTGAGACCCTGGATCCTCCAGAGTCCCAGGGACTCATGGTTTCAAAAAACTGAGAAGTGAACAGTGTGGATGCCTGAGTTCTCTGGCTTACCTGAAACACTTAAAAGGGAAGTGAGTGAGCTCTCCCTTCTTGGTTCTCCTTTTTACCACCTCCTCTTCAGGGATACTTCCCCCTCTGGAAGGAATTCCTGCTCTTTCTGCTTTCATAATATAACTCCATTTTCTATCCTGTAAACATCTTCATCATTCCCCTAGATCCTGTCCCGACTCTTCCATGTCCCTCTCAACTTGTGGAGTCTAGAACTTTTAAAGAAACCAAAGATGGCTTAGCGACACTAAAATCCCTGAAGTGCTCCCTGACCACAATAGATCATATTTATTTGGTATTAGAGTAAAACGTACTCTCTGTAAAGAGAGCCTGTTAAAATAAAATGACTACTACAAGTGTAATTATTCACATTtgccagatgagaaaattgaggtgcaGAAGCGTCAGTGACTGGCCCATGGTTCCATAGGTATTAAGTCTCTCTCAAGGCTTGGTATGTCAGAACTGCTTGCACTTCTGCCTGGATCCTTGGAATCCTAAGTCCAGCCCTCTTGCCAATATCATTCTGGCCTGGGTACATTCAGTATTTTGGAGAAGGGTGAAGTAGATCTTTTCctgtttccccttctccccctttccattttctctgtaCTTTGCTGTCTGATCTTTAGATTTGCTAAATATACAAACTCCACTCCTGAGAGATGATAGGTGGGGGAATTCAAAGGGGGACGCAAGGCAGTGGTTTTCCTGTCACATTCTGCCACTAGTAGTTATTTGTGTAGCTGCCTCATCCCGTGTATGTGGTGTCATGGTAAGAAAACTGGGAGTTCAGAGTCTGGGGCTGACCTTCTGGCTCTAATGGGGTGATTTTGCTAGGTTCTCTGTGTTACTGTGTACCTCCTTCCTTACTGGATCGGAGCTTCATGAGGGCAGCTTTGTCCCATTCCCCAGTTTACTGGAGTGCCCTGTGCATATCCATTCTTGTTAAAGGGGAATGCTCATGGGCCAGGCTTTTCCTCTGACCTCCCtaagttttttgtctttctctgttcatAATGTCATTTAAAACCCCTAACTTGATGATGTGAAGATACATTTATCCTCAGAGGTCCTGAGACTTTTTGGAAGCCTGGTGTTTCCCTGTGGTTCCCAGGTGTGTGGAGGAGGGGGCAGATGTCTGCTTATGAGGAAGGCTCTGTTCTTTCTTCTGGGTACCCTGTGTCTGAGCAGGAAGGTCAGCTGCCCCCTGAGCACCAGCATGCTTTGTGCGGGGAACCAGCATCAGAAAGACTTCTCTTTGTTTGAGGAGTTCAGTTTGCCCCATTTTATCGAATCTGCTGCTTTTTCCCTTGGACTTTGTCTTGTAGttgaatcttttccatttttattttcttacagtTCAAACAAGCAGTTTACAAACAGACAATGAAGCTTTTTGCTGAATTGGAGatcaagaggaaagagagagaagctaAAGAAATGCACGAAAGGTAAGTTTGAGGGCATCAGCTGAAACCCTGCCTGGGAAGCCAGGTTGGTTTGGATGTATTTCCTAATAAAGATGTTCTGTCCACttactcttttttaaatgaacagagtAATGATTTCTTAGGTCTGGATTCTCATCTGAATCTGGGTGTACAAAGTTGTGTTGCCCTTAAAAAAGGCTTCCATCACTATGTGTTCTTATAACGTTGCTCTACCTCACTTTGCTCCATTTTGTGTTagtctttcctttttcttggtAGTTATTTTTTATAAGGGAGAAAAGGAGTAAGTATTTATTGTAAAcgatgtttcaggcactgtgctaagctcttaaaagtattacctcatttgaacctcTCAGCCACCCTGGGAgcaggtgctgttgttatccacattttacaatggtgggtgaggaaactgaggcggacagcttcagtgacttgccagggtaacacagctagtaagtgtaggatACCAGATTGGACCTCAAGTCTTCCTTCTCTCCAGGACCAGGGCTCTGTGCACTCTGGCTCCCCCTAGTGGCATTTGAGGACAGTGTCTGGGACAGTCATGGGCCATCATGGTGGTGTGATGCACCAGCATttgatttagctattctccaaagATGGGAGTATAGGTTCTGATCGTGTGTCTTCACTGTGAAGGAGCTAACCTTACAGATAATTTTGTGTTTCAGGGTCTCTGTTCCTTTTCATGATTCCTGAGGTGTATATTTCTAGCTGTGTGTTTGTGGGGTAAGAGTGATGACTtttggggtgattttttttttttttaatgaggcaattggggttaaatgtcttgcccagggtcacacagctagtaagtgttaagtgtctgagaccgaatttaaactcaggtattcctgactccacagTTATTAGCAGAGTCAGTTTGACAGACATTAAGTTTTGGCACATGCAAGGCACTATTTTCATAGATATTTGGATGCTCAGGGCACCCCCCTCCACCCAGCTTCTGGGTAAGATGGAGCCCACTTGttgtggaggaggggcacagagAGCTCTAGGGCTGTGTGGACTCACCAGCCCTGCTGGCAGATGGCAGGCCATGCCCAGCTGCAGggtgaagtaataataataacagctagtgtTTCTGTAGCACTTTCAGGTTCAATCTTCACGGCCACTTTAGGAGGTGGGTAcaattattagctccattttacagttgaggaaacgaaggcagagagaggtgaagtgacctgcccaggggcacacagctaggcagtgtctgaggccaaatgtgaacCTGGGCCCAGGGCTCTGTGTACTGTCCTGCCACCTAACTTTAATCTTAAGAACCATCAAAGGAGCTCTACTGACCTCCTCACTTCTGTTCTCTaagaaccttcagtggctcccttgtGCTTCCTGAATAAACTCATTTTTCCAGGCATTTGAGGCCTTTGGTAAGCTGTCTTCCAACCCTGTCTAGGTCTGCATTCCAGCCCCACCCATCTTTTTTGCCTTTGCTCCTCTTTCTTACCATTCAAGCTTAGATGAATCCATCACCCTCATCTCTGCTTGTGGAcatttttccctcctcaaaagaccCAGCTCCGGGTCTGGTGTTTTTTCTACGTCACCTCCCATACTTGTAGTTGTAAGAGAACTCTCCTTCAGGTTGCTCTTTCCGGAGGGGTTTGTCCCATTCTGCTCAGGTTAATTATTTGTggtgtggaaagaacattggattgggGCTCAGAGCTCTGGGTTCACGTTTGGCTTGAGCAGTGACCCTGTTACTAATGAGTCAAGCttgttgtaaagcacttagcacagtgcctggcgcatagtaggtgcttagtttGGTTGcagggttggtttgtttttctttctattgatagtagatgattaataattacttgttgaaTCGAATTTTCTCTCTCATGGTCCGTCTTAATTGTCCTTTCCTTCTAAAAGCTTTCCTtgattttcctcttccctcctctgagCTCCCATATCACTTTGTTTATTCCTCTCTCATAGTAGGCTTGGCTACAGCTGCTCCCACGAGGATACACATGGTAGTgttcttgttttacaaatgaggcaccTTTGCCTCAGAGGGTCAGAATGACAGCCCAGAGTCACCAGGGCATCCATCCCAGGTGTCCAGTCATACGCCTTGTCTTGAGAGCAATGTCAGTGGTCTTTCCAAAGACTCTGCTGCCCCTTCTTTCTGCAGCCTGGCATGGAAGCTCTCTCTTTGGTCAGTGTGTTCTCTTACGGCTGAATAAAAGTGATTTTACCAAGTCAATTGCTTTTCTCCAAACTCCTGTTTTAGAATAATCAGATAAGCTTGGCTCAGACGAAGCAATGTGTGGTGACACAATTGCTTGGGCTGGGCCATGCTTATTTCAGGCCTGGGAAGATGTCCTGCCTTTAGAGGCAGCATCAGCCAGTGACCAACAGCAGATAGAGCTTGGTTCTGACCTTCTCTGTGGTCTGAAATTAATCTGTTCCCTGCTTTTCCCTCCTTCATCATGACATGATAGGGTGCTCTTTGGTAGAAGGCTTGGAGCGTATGGGGAGCCCTCTTGCATCAAGATGGCAGTAACTTGATCCATGGTCCCATTTCAGTGGGAGAGACACCGAGGCCTCCTTCCTGCTCAGCGTGGCTAGAGACTCATGGCGGTTCATCTTTGTGCACCTGGGAGTCTCCCATTACTTACTCTCTGAGCTCTGTCTAGCTCTGTTGGAGTTGTTTACGTTCCAAGCATCATGCTTTGACTTTCCTTCTAGGAAGCGACAAAGAGAAGAAGAGATCGAAGCACAAGAAAAagcaaagagggaaagagaatggcAGAAAAACTTTGAGGTAAAATTCAGATAGATCACGTCGGGCAAGAGGGCTTCCCAGGGCTGACTGGGGCACATGACGCCAGAGCAGGAAAGGCCCGCAAGGCCCTCTAGTCCAATTCCTAGCCTGAGAGAGGCCCTTGGGCAGGGAAGGGGCATGCCCAGGGCACCTGTGCTACCATATTTCTTTTTGACTACAATTAGCAACTCATCTGGGCTCACAGGGCTATCAGTGGTCACAGGAGGACTAGCAGCCAATCCTCcagttcttcatatatttctttttgcctactcttttttttgttttgttttgtttctttggtgaggcaattggggttaagtgacttgcccggggtcacacagctagtaagtattaagtgtctgaggttggatttgaactcaggtcctcctgaatccagggccggtgctctatccactgtgccacctagctgcccccttcatataTTTCTGCCATTCCTCAGAAGGCAACTCAGATGGCTCCTTTTGGGGAGGCTTTTCCTGGCTCttgacacccctcccccacccccagttggAAGCAAACTTTGCTTCCTCTTTGTTCTCCTAAGACTTTTGTCCCTGCACGAGCTCCGGGGTCAGCACTGTACTCACTGGAGAAAGAAGAGGCTTGGGCTGTTGGGGTGGCCTGGGGCCTTGGCCTCACTTCCTTGGGTCCtccttccatttccccctccactgtgTTGGAGCTCAAAGACAATGTGACTGCCTGCCTGGAAGCTGGTCTAAAGTTATCTGACCCTTATGAAACCAGAAGAGGTTTTTCCcctgtaaaaatgagaggtttgacTGAGGTAATCTTTAAAAGTCTTTCCCATTTCTGACATTCCATGCTTTTGTGTTCTCTGTGCAAAAGGCCCCCCAGCTTTTGTGTTAGGGAGAGCTGAGCAGTAGTACCTTGCCTGTGGGGGAAGTGGCGCGAGCTCCCCAGGTTCTGAGACCACCCACCCTGCAAGCTCCTGGCCATGGCTTCTaagttctctgtgcctcaggcTCCTTGGGCTGGGCCCCTGAACCAGAAATGCTCTCATCCCCTGTGTTTGTGTATCCAAACTGTCCTGTGGTTTGAGGCTTGGCTTGGGAGGTCATGCCAGGCCAGTTGTACCAACTTTCCTTTGTTTCCATTTGTTTGTCCCATATATTCTGTCTATTGTCTCATGCGGCTCTTCCCCGTGTGTCAGTCTTGTCTCCCAACAAGATGAAGAGGTCCTTAGTGGCAAGGGCAGGGGCCTAGTGTGGTATGAGGTTTGCTCAGGGTACGATGAACACATCCCCTTCTCCAACTGTCAGTTTCCGGTAGTGTGGGTCACCAGAGCAAAAGAATGACGTCTCATATCGGACCCATCCATCTGGCCAGAATGACGGTGGTTTTCTAGAGAAGGCTGTCAATAGAGATGGCAGCAGATTGGTGCTGAGGGCAGTGTTGGGGGTATGGGCCCACCCTCCTGAATTACAGAAATAATCATTCTTAGATAGTGGTCTTATGCTTACAGAGCAATTTTCTCTTGGTATTTCTGTGAAGATGGGGGCAGTGTAAATGCTATTCTCAtttcacatatacacaaatgGGCTCAGAGGGGAAGCACTGGTGGGAGCCAGGTCTCAGGTACAGCATGGAACACGAGGTGTGACTTTGGGACTGTTTACCACAGATTCCCTTTGAGATATTCTAGGTGGGTGCTAGACTAGAGCCTTTCCAAGGATTCTGGAGCAGGATGACAGCCACCTCAGGCTCCTTATTGGGAGCAGGCACCTGGCCAAAACAACCTGGTGGCCACCTCCTTGGTTCAGCAGGTCTTTTCTAACAGCTCTGTTGGGAGACAGAGTGAGAACTCCTGGTCTGGGAAGGCTGCAGTGGGTTCGTCTTGGGCTCTTGCTCATAGCCCTTGGATGGCTGGGTTTTGCcttccttgctctctctctctctctctctctctctctctctctttttttttttttggtggggcaatgagggttaagtgacttgcccagggtcacacagctagtaagtgtcaagtgtctgaggccagatttgaactcaggttctcctgaatccagggccagtgctttatccactgcgccacctagctgcccccttgtactCTGTGAAACCTAACAGGGGGACGGCTCGAGGAGGACCCACCCCGCAGTCCCTTGGCTTGGAGTG
This window contains:
- the DNAJC8 gene encoding dnaJ homolog subfamily C member 8 isoform X2; the protein is MAASGESGASGGGGSTEEAFMTFYSEVKQIEKRDSVLTSKNQIERLTRPGSSYFNLNPFEVLQIDPEVTDEEIKKRFRQLSILVHPDKNQDDAERAQKAFEAVDKAYKLLLDQEQKKRALDVIQAGKEYVEHTVKERKKQLKKEGKPTNVEEDDPELFKQAVYKQTMKLFAELEIKRKEREAKEMHERKVEMAVWTVGEISRQTQRGKRRRKTGPS
- the DNAJC8 gene encoding dnaJ homolog subfamily C member 8 isoform X1 — encoded protein: MAASGESGASGGGGSTEEAFMTFYSEVKQIEKRDSVLTSKNQIERLTRPGSSYFNLNPFEVLQIDPEVTDEEIKKRFRQLSILVHPDKNQDDAERAQKAFEAVDKAYKLLLDQEQKKRALDVIQAGKEYVEHTVKERKKQLKKEGKPTNVEEDDPELFKQAVYKQTMKLFAELEIKRKEREAKEMHERKRQREEEIEAQEKAKREREWQKNFEESRDGRVDSWRNFQANTKGKKEKKNRTFLRPPKVKMEQRE